TTTAATGAACTTAAACCCGAGATTGAGGAAATAATTGACCTCAGGGGTGATGAGAGGAACATAATCGACAGGGATATGTCCACCCTGGACGCATTTGACCCTGAAATATTTGAACTCTGCCGCAGATTAGGGATTAAAATCGCAAACCGAAGGTCAAGGAGGCTCAGACAGTCAAAGAGGACGCGGCCGGATATCAGGAGGAGCATACGCAGGAACCTGAAGCATGGAGGCACCCTCATCGAGCTCCTAAGGTCAGAGCCAAGGGAGAGGAAAAGTCAGCACATATTCCTCAGTGATGTTAGCGGTTCATGCGACTGGATAAGTAACTGGTTCTTCTGCATAGTCTATGCTGCACAGAAAACCTTCTACAGGTCAAGATTCTTTGACTTTGACAGCAAGATCGTTGAGACAACCCACCTCCTTGACGAAGAAGACCTTTACGATGCCTTCAGGAACCTCAGGGAATCAAGGGCCAGGAACCTGATGCTCCACGGCACATCAAACATGTACACGGCCTTCAGGGAGTTCCTTGAGAACGTCAGCTTCACAGGGAGATC
The sequence above is drawn from the Methanothermobacter wolfeii genome and encodes:
- a CDS encoding vWA domain-containing protein; its protein translation is MAYRMFRGRDELREALFSVYVKDMRHADAFMEAYGEVFGTAGKDEPLESGEDSTEIIQAPDGDINGKEGESLILDDFNELKPEIEEIIDLRGDERNIIDRDMSTLDAFDPEIFELCRRLGIKIANRRSRRLRQSKRTRPDIRRSIRRNLKHGGTLIELLRSEPRERKSQHIFLSDVSGSCDWISNWFFCIVYAAQKTFYRSRFFDFDSKIVETTHLLDEEDLYDAFRNLRESRARNLMLHGTSNMYTAFREFLENVSFTGRSYIVILSDCRDWAGPKRNGVPESQGLISEMAEGARRVLILNPEPSKKWDAVDSCVSLYRDAGATIKEVRTLRQLAEAIEKL